A stretch of Telopea speciosissima isolate NSW1024214 ecotype Mountain lineage chromosome 11, Tspe_v1, whole genome shotgun sequence DNA encodes these proteins:
- the LOC122646062 gene encoding putative glutamine amidotransferase GAT1_2.1: MASSDDLSSILPRVLIVSRRTVRKNKFVDFVGEYHLDLIVSYGAVPVIVPRVAGVHTLLDSFEPIHGVLLCEGEDIDPSLYDAEISGLSPEELEEIRRLHVSDTSIDREKDTIELRLAKLCLERNIPYLGICRGSQILNVACGGSLYQDIEKELSKNFPEEQRTVHIDYDNYDGHRHNVKVVEETPLHAWFKDSLEEQGKMEIWVNSYHHQGVKRLAQRFVPMAFSPDGLIEGFYDPDAYNPHEGKFIMGLQFHPERMRHPVSDEFDYPGCPSAYQEFVRAVIAYQKKLNSSVRIPKGLKLDKVMEKKRSIIVRSFSIAKEMYITGREMPPDHKCDLEAGAEFLQSNKALSTQQEKRLKQMGATVRNAHMYLERLKLNEEREKVARNVMGKMSIEQLSDLTSFYQMMGTICSEVLEKKVLLN; this comes from the exons ATGGCTTCCTCCGACGATCTCTCCTCTATACTTCcaagggtcctcatcgtctccCGACGAACCGTTCGGAAGAACAAGTTCGTTGATTTTGTGG GTGAATATCATCTCGATCTCATCGTTAGTTATGGAGCGGTGCCAGTAATTGTCCCCAGGGTCGCCGGAGTTCATACCCTGCTGGACAGCTTTGAGCCAATCCATGGAGTTCTACTCTGTGAGGGCGAAGACATCGACCCTTCACTCTACGATGCCGAGATTTCTGGGCTTTCGCCTGAGGAATTAGAAGAGATTAGGAGATTGCATGTGAGCGATACATCCATCGATCGAGAGAAAGACACCATAGAATTGAGACTCGCCAAGCTCTGTCTCGAAAGAAACATACCTTACTTGGGAATCTGCAGGGGTTCACAGATCCTCAACGTTGCTTGTGGGGGTTCCCTTTATCAAGACATTGAGAAAGAACTCTCCAAGAATTTCCCAGAAGAACAGAGAACGGTTCACATTGACTATGACAACTATGACGGGCATCGTCACAATGTGAAGGTGGTGGAGGAAACCCCATTGCATGCATGGTTCAAAGATTCTCTGGAGGAACAAGGGAAGATGGAGATTTGGGTTAACAGCTACCATCATCAAGGTGTCAAGAGATTAGCCCAAAGGTTTGTTCCAATGGCTTTCTCTCCAGATGGTTTGATTGAAGGGTTCTATGATCCTGATGCTTATAATCCTCATGAGGGTAAATTCATAATGGGACTCCAATTCCATCCAGAGCGTATGAGACATCCGGTGTCGGATGAATTCGATTACCCTGGTTGTCCATCAGCATATCAG GAATTTGTGAGGGCAGTAATTGCTTACCAAAAGAAACTGAATAGCTCAGTAAGAATACCAAAAGGTCTAAAGCTTGACAAAgtgatggaaaagaaaagaagcattATAGTTCGAAGTTTCTCAATTGCCAAAGAGATGTACATTACAGGGCGTGAGATGCCTCCAGATCATAAGTGTGACCTTGAAGCTGGAGCTGAATTCCTCCAG TCAAATAAGGCTTTGAGTACACAACAAGAGAAGAGGTTGAAACAGATGGGTGCAACAGTTAGGAATGCTCATATGTATCTAGAGAGATTGAAGTTGAatgaggagagggagaaggtaGCCAGGAATGTGATGGGGAAGATGTCAATAGAGCAGTTGTCAGATCTCACGTCCTTTTACCAAATGATGGGGACAATTTGTTCTGAGGTTTTAGAGAAAAAGGTCCTTCTCAATTAG
- the LOC122645398 gene encoding non-specific lipid-transfer protein 2-like codes for MMMMKKVCNSAKMCVVMLLMMMMLLLGEASLSMTAVSCNAIELSPCLQAMTSNSPPSETCCNKLKEQKPCLCQYVKDPNLHKYINSPNAKKVGRTCGVPIPSC; via the coding sequence atgatgatgatgaagaaggtCTGTAACTCTGCAAAAATGTGCGTAGTAAtgcttctgatgatgatgatgctgctTTTGGGAGAAGCAAGTTTGTCGATGACAGCAGTTAGTTGCAATGCGATAGAGCTGTCTCCTTGTTTACAAGCAATGACCTCCAACTCTCCTCCATCTGAGACTTGCTGCAACAAGTTGAAGGAACAAAAGCCCTGCCTTTGCCAGTATGTGAAGGACCCTAATTTGCACAAGTACATAAACTCTCCCAATGCCAAGAAGGTTGGCCGTACCTGTGGGGTCCCCATCCCCAGTTGCTAG